TGGCTTCTGGTGGGTTTGGAAAGAACACTGAATTTGAAGTTCCTCAGTCCTGAACGTAGCTATACAACCATTGGCCGATTCCTTAATTCTCCTTACGTTCGGTTTCTTTTCCACTCGCAAAAACGGTGTGGGGGTAGAATGAAGCCAGACGGGCACTGAGCTGCCTGGCCTGAGGTCAGGCCCTAAAGTGCTGATTTGGTGGCTGGGCAGGCCATCTGGACCTGACCACTAAGGATTGGGGACGTCGGATCTGCAGTACACGCGGAAGGAGCCGGGAGGAGGGTACAGCCACCGCTTTCCTGGGTGGGGAGCAGCTCCAGCCGGACAGAGCGTGGCCTGCTGGGACCTGACGTCTCTCAGGGCATGCTGGGATGCCTAGCATCTGAGGGCGGCTATTGGTTCAGCCCCGCAGACCGACGAGAGGAGCAGCCAATCAGAGGGGCAGCGTGCGGAGCGTTTGGAAGCGGAAGTGAGGTTTCCGTGGAGACAGCAGAGCCTGCGGAAGGCGGCGGCGGCACCTCAGAGCTGAGGCCCAGGCAGGGCATGGCGGCGCCGACGGCCCTGTGAGAGCGAAGAGGCCGCGGGGCTCACCATGCGCCGGCGACCCTGACATGGGCGCCAGCGGCTCCAAAGCTCGGGGGCTGTGGCCCTTCGCCTCGGCGGCGGGGGGCGGTGGCCCGGAGGCGGTGGTCGCTGAGCAAGCTTTGGTGCGACCGCGAGGCCGAGTCGTGCCCCCCTTCGTATTCACGCGCCGCGGGTAAGGGCGCGGGATTCCGCCCCGGGGAGGACAGACCGGGTGGCTGGGCGCCCCTCATCATGGGGAACTCCCGCCCCTCTACCCCCTACACCCGAGTCAGGACGACTCCCATATTTCAGGCCCTCATAGGAACAAggaacggggaaaggcgggcagTCGGTTCCTGGCGGCCTGGCTGCTGTCAAGGTCTTCCTAGGATAAGAATGGGCCTGAGGCTTGTCCCTGGGCAGGCCCTTCGCACTGTGAAGCTAGATTGGGCCTCCCTGAGACTTAAAGACCTTCTCCTTTTATCCCTTCCACCCAGCCTGCAAGCTGAAGTCTCCTATCCTCCCTCACCCCCAGTTCTTCCTAGAGGAGAATGATCCTCTGTTTTGGTTCCTCACAGTGGTGGGGTTGGACCCTCTCTGGGTAGTGGCCGGGAAAGCAGGACTGGGCCCTAGTTTGGAGATGGGACCTGGGGAAAAAGACCCTCACCCAGGTATGTTTCCTAGATCTGGAGCGCTGAACTCCCCGCTCCCCCAAGGGGCCCAGACCATAGCACTAGATTGGCCTGGCTCTGATGGGCCCCTGAGGACTGGCACTCAGGTGATGCTGGAGATTTTGCTGTAGATACTAGGGAGACCCATCAGTGGCAGTTTGGCTGCACCAGCCACATTGGCCAGGGAGGATGCAGCCTTTTTCCCTGTAAGCTCCCTCCTAGCCTAGGCATCTGCTATCTCAGGCTTTGGCCCTGGGCCAACAGTGTCTTCTGGAGTGAGACCAACATGCCCAGGCCTCCATCCTGCCTACTCTAGAACTTCTGGGTGAAGGCAAGGGCCTGATGTCTTCTTGCTGAACAAACCAGTGATGTTTCGGTATGGCTGCTCTTCTTAGGGTCTGACAGAGTAGCACTGGCCACCACCCACTCCCCATTTCCTTCTAGTAGACCCCAGACCCTAAGCAAGGGATTCTTCTAGCATATTATCCTCCCTTCCTCACACCAAGGTTGTTTATCCCCATTTGGGAAGGGCACACTTCCCTGTGTTCTATGGCATTTGTTATGACCAGGTGTGGGGTTCCAGCGCAGCCTGTTCCCCTCTCCCTCTACACAGCTCCATGTTCTATGACGAGGATGGGGATCTGGCTCACGAGTTCTATGAGGAGACAATCGTCACCAAGAACGGGCAGAAGCGGGCCAAGCTGAGGCGGGTGCATAAGAACCTGATTCCTCAGGTGAGGGGCTGGGCAGTGGTCATAGAGCCTATGTTGAGTGTGTGGAGGTAGACCCAGATGGGGTCTGCTGTCATGGTGGGGGCTCttgggggaggagctgggaggaacaggaaggcttcctggagtagGGCCCCTGAGCTGGCCCTCACTAGCCTCTGTTTCCATGGCAGGGCATCGTGAAGCTGGATCCCCCCCGCATCCACGTGGATTTCCCTGTGATCCTCTATGAGGTGTAAGCCTGGGGAGTGGCAGGCATAAACACCCCCTGCCTCAGCAAGAAACCCCCAGGCTCAAGGTGTGGCTTCCATTGAGGAACCTAGGCTGGGGCCACAAACCTGAATAAACTCCACGGGCCTGGAACCTTCAGCTGTAAGCGGGGCAGTCATACAATGTTGGTTGGGTGTTGGTTTGTATGTGGACAAGAGGTGGCTGGTGGCTGGCAAAGGCTGATGGCGGAGTTACCAGCCCACCTTCCCCAGCAATCCCTTCAAGGAGCGTGGCAGGGCATATACTGGTCAGGAATGCCTGGGTCCTGTGCCCTTGTCTGGCCTGCTTTCTTCGAAGCTTGTCTAGGGCCCAGCTCTGCTAGAGGCTACAGCACTTTACAAGCAAGGTCTGCCTTTTTCCAGCCCCAAGGCTGTGGGAGCTATACACGAGTTGAAACTCCCTTTCCCTCACTTCTTTTACCCTCTCGTTGGAGCATTTCAGCCTGTTTGCTACCTCGATTCCTCCTGTGTTGGACAGAGGCTGGGGGCAGCGCAAGCCTTCTTCTTGCCCGTCTGTTCCCACCCCCAAATGGATGGACAGTTTGCTAGCTGGTAATAGGAGTAGAGGCTGGTGTGGGAGGCTTCTCCCTCTACCCAGGGCTGGGCTGATCCCTCCCCACTGTGACTAGTTGTTGTCCCACCCCACCGCCAAGTTGAGGGGACATAGGCTAGGGATCAGGAAGGGACCTGGATGCCTGTGCTTATGGGGAGTCGCCCCATTCTACCTACTCTGTCTAATCCCCCTTGCCCTTACATGTTCACTACCCTGTGGTAAGGGACAGCACCCCAGGGATGGTGCCAGTAGTTCTGAGGAGCCCACCACCCCTTCCCTACAGTATACCCATCCCTTCAGGATCAGTCAGGAGAAAGTACGGGAGCCCCTGGGTAGGGACAGAAAGGAGAGAACAaccataaaaggaatatttaaaatgtgaaagcTTGTAAATAATCTAGTCCGTGATGTTGTTGGGGCAGTCTGATTTCTAcgtagaaatgattttttttttaattctttaccGTGCAAACTCTGTGCTTTAAGAGTGTTAAGAAATGGCTTGGGGAGGGTAGCCCTCAATATAAGAAGGCTGTTGTGTTATTTGttcaataaaattatttgtaGACCCTGCATACAAGAGTGACATCCTCTGAGGCTGTGACACCCAGTGTCTAGATCACTGCCTGAGCTCAGTAGGtaggcctgggcccagggctcTGGCTGCCCCCATCTCCAGCAGGGCTCAGAGTGAGCCTGCGTGCAGCCTGCAGCCATCCCAGCCACGGCCAGCAGGTGGCAGTGTACTTACACGGACCTCACCGCAGGCCTTCAGGATGGAGAGCCGCGCACTTGTGTATTGTGTGCAGTAAGTGGGGATCTCTGGTACTGGAAGGCCCTGGGATGCTTCACTAGGGATTGGCCCCACCTGCCTGACCTGAGTTGAGAGAGTGACCTCGGATAGGTCTGGAACAGTTGTCCTGCCCCCAGCAGTGCTAGCTGACTCCACATGAAGTCACAGCCTGAGCCGCTTGGACCTCCAAGGGCCAGCTTGAGGTGGACAGCAATCAGATGGGTGCCACCATGCCCGTGACCTACTGCGAGGTTCTGCAGCCCAAACCCACTTGCCTCCTGCCTGTAGGTACTACCAGGAGAGTAGGCTTGGGGCTTCAGTTCCCGGAGGCAAAGCACAGCCACCCAGTACTTCCACTGGTCCCTTCTGCCTCTTCTCACCTGCTGCCTGCCCCTTGTGGACATTTGACCCACACTTCTCAGGTCCTGCTATGAGGCTGGTTCTTTGCTAGGTCAGGCCCTTGGCCATCAGCCCAACTCCCAGTCAGGGAGGAGGGAGTTCAGGGACACAGGCTGCTGGGTCTGGGAAGTTGGCCTGCCTGTCTTTTGGAGGTTTAAGCTTGTCAAGTCTGGAGCAGGATCACTCTGTGCAGCCTGGACTTGTCTTCTTGGAGTAACTTCCTATTTTCCCGACAAGATGCCAGGCTTTAAGGCCATGTCTTCCTCCACTGTCCCTCCTACTGACTGCCCCAGAGCCAGGGTTCTGCCATGCCAGATGGTATCCCATCACCACTGTCCCAGTGTAGGGGAACTCCCTGTGCTGGGCCTGTACTAGCTGACCCCAAAGCTGGAAACAATGGGGGTCAGGGCAGTgcttccccactccctcccacTGGGCTGCGCTCACTTCCTTCCTGCTGGCTGCCTGAGGAAGTGTCCCTGCCCTGGGACAGTCTGGCCTGGCCTTTGTTTccccaggggtcccccacccttGGTGCTTCCAAGGCCTGTGTCCTTTTTGGAGCCAGCACTGTGGTCCAGGACACCACCCTCCCATACCATGTCCTAGACTCCTTGGTCATCAGGGGTAGACTCCAGAGTATGTGCCCACCTCCCCCAGTCTCCCACTCTTACACAGACTTCTGTTaggagagaggccctgggcatCAAGGAGGTGGGCCAGTAGGGTAAAGGGGAATAGGCTCAGGGTGACTTGAGGGTGTACAGATTAGTCTGTAACTCTGGAGGGGCCTACTGGGACCCTGCTGCAGCCCTCCCTGGAGCCAGCCACATTTTGGGTACCCCCTTCCCAAGGAAATACACTCCTTTCCTCACCAATGTTGTAAGGAGACCCCTACTCTAAAGCATGTTAGTGAAATCCACCCAGGAATGTCCTCTGGTAGGAGAGAACCCTGCAGAATCCActctgtccctgccccacccccacccctcagtcACCACATCAACACATTGTCCACTCTGTCACACACGGGATGCTTCCGCTCTCAGTGGAGAAAAATTGACTCAGCTCCTGTAAGTTCCCCCAACACCCCGACCCCCAGGGCTGGTTCCCTTCTTCACCACCTGCTTTGGGGAACAATCTGCCTAACATCCCCGTAGTTTGACTCCCCAGAGCACCACCACCAGGGCCCCTCCACTCACAAGCTGCTGGATTTGAGGAGGGGCCCTCAACCCCATGGGCAGGTTGGGGAGAACTTTCAGTGTTAAGGAAGCTGCCAGCATCGGGGAGGCTGGCACCTGAGTCAGGTTTCCCAGCCTTCCTGTCACCTGGCACATTTGGCATAGCCAGGGCCTACTCaggggaagggtgggaagggcAGCCAGCCAGCAGGACAAGCCGGAGGGAAACAGGGTCAAGGAGGTCCCCTTCCCCCGCATTTGTTGCTGGCCCTTTCCTCTCTGAGGGGCAGCAGGAAGTGAGGAgaaagggctggggtgggaggcggGAGCGGGTGGGAGGGATAGGGTTTATCAAGTCGCCGGCGGGCTGCCCGGCGGGCAGCAGCTGGCGCGATTACCTTGGCTGGAGAGGTTTacccaggaaggagggaggccGCCCACCTACTGGGCCGGCAGACTCCCACACAGGTGGGCCCGGCGCAGTCTGCACCCCGGTGAGTACATGCGCTCACAGCTGCGCTCCCTCCCGCTCCTCAGACACCAGGGTGAGAAATGGGTTGGCAGACTCAGGACGCTTGGGTAGCTGAGGATCTCAGGGGAACGGATCAAGAAGAGTCGAGGATTCCTCGCCTCATTCCAGCTCCAAGCCTGCTGCCCAACGGAAGGGGCTTTAAGGGCAAAAGGACTCAGGATATCGGGTGGAGGTCCGGCGGAACTCCCCTAGCCGGGCCGGCTTTCCTAGGTCTAGCCAGGAACTTAAACAAGGGTGGCAGCTTCCTCAGAGTTGAAAGGGAGCCTTGGGGGCTCCCACTGACCTCCTCCGCCAGACTGTACAGGAGAGGACGGGAGCCCAAGGACTGACTTGTCTCAGATGCAGATCGGAGGCAGGGGGACGCCCTACAACCAGGGCCCGCTGGGCTTACTGGCCCGCCACAGGGCGGGCCAAGCCGCGACCCACAGCTCGTGTTGCCAGGACAACCACTGCCTCCGCCCAGCCTTGGAAGGGCTAACATGAGGGTGCTCGGCCCCCTCCCCGAGTCTGGAAGGGGGCGGGGCTTCCCTTCAGACccgggacagagggagggagcccAGATCCGTGGGGGCGGGGCATTACTGTCCCGGAGGCAGGAGTTCGGCCCTGGTCACCCTCCCGCTTTCCATAAAAAGGGTGCCCTGGGCTGGAGGCTACACTCAGGGGTGCAGAGCCAGATTCGTACTGCCCTCAGCGAAGGCCTTGGAGTCCCACAGCACCTCCTTGTGGCCCGGCTGGGGAACGCCACCTCCTTTATTCCCTCCCCGACCCCGCGTCCTTTATGCTGTCCCTTTAAGTGGCTGGCCCCCCTCCGTGGAGTAGAGAGGACTATACCACCGGC
The genomic region above belongs to Camelus bactrianus isolate YW-2024 breed Bactrian camel chromosome 17, ASM4877302v1, whole genome shotgun sequence and contains:
- the TUSC2 gene encoding tumor suppressor candidate 2 — encoded protein: MGASGSKARGLWPFASAAGGGGPEAVVAEQALVRPRGRVVPPFVFTRRGSMFYDEDGDLAHEFYEETIVTKNGQKRAKLRRVHKNLIPQGIVKLDPPRIHVDFPVILYEV